From a region of the Lactuca sativa cultivar Salinas chromosome 4, Lsat_Salinas_v11, whole genome shotgun sequence genome:
- the LOC111907438 gene encoding V-type proton ATPase catalytic subunit A gives MPSAYGARLTTFEDSEKESECGYVRKVSGPVVIADGMAGAAMYELVRVGHDNLIGEIIRLEGDSATIQVYEETAGLTVNDPVLRTHKPLSVELGPGILGNIFDGIQRPLKTIAKISNDVYIPRGVSVPALDKDILWEFQPRKIGEGDHVTGGDLYATVFENSLVEHHIALPPGAMGKITYVAPAGHYSLKDTVLELEFQGVKKQFTMLQTWPVRTPRPVASKLAADTPLLTGQRVLDALFPSVLGGTCAIPGAFGCGKTVISQALSKYSNSDTVVYVGCGERGNEMAEVLMDFPQLTMTLPDGREESVMKRTTLVANTSNMPVAAREASIYTGITIAEYFRDMGYNVSMMADSTSRWAEALREISGRLAEMPADSGYPAYLAARLASFYERAGKVKCLGGPERTGSVTIVGAVSPPGGDFSDPVTSATLSIVQVFWGLDKKLAQRKHFPSVNWLISYSKYSTALESFYEKFDSDFINIRTKAREVLQREDDLNEIVQLVGKDALAETDKITLETAKLLREDYLAQNAFTPYDKFCPFYKSVWMMRNIIHFYNLANQSVERGAGMDGQKITYTLIKHRLGDLFYRLVSQKFEDPAEGEDVLVGKFKKLYEDLTAGFRNLEDETR, from the exons GTATCAGGACCAGTGGTCATTGCAGATGGAATGGCTGGTGCTGCTATGTATGAACTTGTTCGTGTTGGACATGACAACCTTATTGGAGAGATTATTCGTTTGGAAGGAGATTCTGCTACAATCCAAG TTTATGAAGAGACAGCTGGATTGACTGTGAATGATCCTGTTTTACGGACACACAAG CCTCTGTCAGTGGAGTTGGGTCCTGGAATCTTGGGGAACATATTTGATGGTATTCAG AGGCCCCTGAAGACTATTGCAAAAATATCAAATGATGTGTACATCCCACGTGGTGTATCTGTCCCAGCACTTGACAAGGACATCCTTTGGGAATTTCAACCCAGGAAAATAG GTGAGGGAGACCATGTGACAGGTGGCGATCTATATGCT ACTGTATTTGAGAACAGTCTAGTGGAACATCACATTGCTTTACCTCCTGGTGCTATGGGAAAGATAACTTATGTTGCTCCAGCTGGTCATTATTCATTAAAG GACACTGTTTTGGAGCTTGAATTCCAAGGTGTCAAAAAGCAATTCACCATGCTCCAG ACTTGGCCTGTGCGTACTCCAAGGCCTGTTGCTTCCAAGCTTGCTGCTGATACCCCTCTTCTTACTGGACAG CGTGTCCTTGATGCCCTTTTCCCTTCAGTGCTTGGTGGCACATGTGCCATTCCTGGTGCCTTTGGCTGTGGGAAAACTGTTATCAGTCAAGCTTTATCCAAG TACTCAAATTCAGACACTGTTGTTTACGTTGGTTGTGGAGAAAGAGGAAATGAAATGgcagaa GTTCTGATGGACTTTCCTCAATTGACAATGACATTACCTGATGGGCGTGAAGAGTCTGTGATGAAACGTACAACACTTGTGGCCAACACTTCTAACATGCCTGTTGCTGCTCGTGAGGCTTCAATTTATACAG GAATTACCATAGCTGAATACTTCAGAGACATGGGTTACAATGTGAGTATGATGGCAGATTCTACCTCTCGTTGGGCAGAAGCACTGCGTGAAATTTCTGGTCGATTG gcAGAAATGCCTGCTGACAGTGGGTATCCTGCTTACCTGGCTGCACGTCTGGCATCCTTTTATGAACGTGCTGGCAAAGTAAAATGTCTTGGTGGGCCCGAACGTACTGGCAGTGTCACAATTGTTGGTGCTGTGTCGCCTCCTGGAGGAGATTTCTCTGATCCTGTTACATCTGCCACCCTCAGCATTGTTCAG GTTTTCTGGGGTCTTGATAAGAAACTTGCCCAGAGGAAACATTTTCCTTCTGTTAACTGGCTTATCTCCTATTCAAAATACTCAACG GCTCTGGAATCATTCTATGAGAAATTTGATTCGGATTTCATCAACATTAGGACAAAAGCTCGTGAGGTGTTGCAGAGAGAAGATGACCTGAATGAGATTGTCCAG CTGGTGGGTAAAGATGCATTGGCTGAAACGGATAAAATAACATTGGAAACTGCTAAACTTTTGAGGGAAGACTATCTTGCTCAGAATGCTTTTACACC ATATGATAAATTCTGCCCGTTCTACAAATCTGTGTGGATGATGCGCAACATAATCCATTTCTATAATCTGGCCAATCAG TCGGTGGAGAGAGGAGCTGGTATGGATGGGCAGAAGATCACATATACATTGATTAAGCATCGGTTGGGTGATTTGTTTTATCGTTTAGT GTCTCAGAAGTTTGAGGATCCGGCTGAAGGAGAGGATGTGCTAGTCGGGAAATTTAAGAAGCTATATGAGGATTTGACTGCTGGTTTCCGCAACTTGGAGGATGAGACCCGGTAA
- the LOC111907437 gene encoding uncharacterized protein LOC111907437, whose product MADKNRSVCLPNSDDPFGKLPDHLLVEIFIRVPIMEWGVVSCVSRQWAHLFQEECLWHAALIRSFPLVSQAKRWPGPIPQGSSKRRYAALYVSKHLFSLDGEMDELVGHTYLFLKDQLEITKMPCSSGILHGTIIDQFIACGMSREKAHDLASKIWLAVIENLEESEKTFLLLKRLALEGDTFLPFPYSRSYEVLWKVFEKLFTDFRDCFSRMEEYYDVLGCAKQKFQPIPSTWLGY is encoded by the exons ATGGCGGATAAGAACAGAAGTGTCTGTTTACCTAATTCAGATGATCCTTTTGGTAAACTCCCTGATCATCTACTCGTTGAAATCTTTATCCGAGTTCCCATCATGGAGTGGGGAGTAGTATCTTGTGTATCAAGGCAATGGGCCCATCTCTTTCAAGAAGAATGCCTGTGGCATGCTGCTCTTATCAGAAGTTTTCCTTTAGTTTCCCAGGCTAAAAGGTGGCCTGGTCCAATTCCTCAAGGATCAAGCAAAAG GAGGTATGCTGCATTATATGTGAGCAAACATTTATTTTCACTGGATGGTGAAATGGATGAGCTTGTAGGTCATACTTATCTGTTTCTGAAAGATCAACTTGAGATTACAAAAATGCCGTGTTCATCTGGAATACTTCATGGAACCATAATAG ATCAATTTATAGCTTGTGGCATGTCAAGGGAGAAGGCTCATGACCTTGCTTCTAAAATTTGGTTGGCAGTCATTGAAAATTTGGAAGAAAGTGAGAAAACATTTCTGTTGCTCAAGCGCCTTGCGCTCGAGGGAGAT ACATTTCTTCCATTCCCATATTCAAGATCATATGAAGTCCTGTGGAAGGTGTTTGAGAAGCTGTTTACGGATTTTAGGGATTGTTTTAGCCGAATGGAGGAATATTATGATGTGCTTGGTTGTGCAAAGCAGAAGTTCCAGCCAATACCATCCACCT